The Denticeps clupeoides chromosome 10, fDenClu1.1, whole genome shotgun sequence DNA window GTCCTGCAACCACATCCACGGAGTAGCAGTGTAGAGGTCAGAGGCGCGACCTACAACCTCCATCGAAGAGGGGCTCCTACGGCAACACAGTGACACTTCAAAGCGCTCAAGACTTCAAACGGACGGATTTTATTTGCCTGCAACCAAGTCCCGCCTTCGTCACCATGGGATGGAGCTTTCTCCGACCAGTACTCCAGATGTTGCTGGTGGAAACTGACACCTGATGGACGCGGCAACAGCGTTAAAATGCCCAACCCCTTCCCATCAACCAGCGTCGCTCTTCTCAGATCTCGACTATCCGCAGTGCAGTGCAAATGAAAGGACGAGATGGTAACAGGCGTGTGGGCGTTGGAATATTGGGTCACGGTGGCCATTTACGGCGCCGCCGGGGCACATTGCACCTCCCTGCCTTTTTCTGGGGGCTGTTACCTCAGCCAGGGCTGAGCTCATAGTCGCTCAGTGGTGGTTTTTGCAGAAATAACTTAGCCCGGTGGCCGTGGAGAGAAAGAATTGTCGTGTAAAAGGATGAACGGAAAGGCTACTCCAGGCATAACATTTATGCAGGTTAACCCCCCCTGGGAACGCCGGGGCGAGATCCCTCGCCGACGGATGACTCATTTCGAATGTCTGGGACATCGCCGGCCAGCCGGACGGGACGAATTAAATGGTCGGCCTGCCGCCGGAGTGTGACGTAGGAGCGGCGGTTCATAAGGTGCATCTGATGAGTGGCGTATGAGTATTCAGAgtgtgatgctgctgctgcatgtccAAACTGTGCAGGTGATGGGAGGGCTGTGTTGCGCTTTGGGGAACGTGAGAATGTCACCTTACATAATACCCTGTAAATATATTACGGTTTGCCTTTGCTGATTTGAAATCACATTCTATGCATGGAATAAAATTGATtgcaatgctttaaaaaaaaggttaaaattgCTTAAAATTATGATTCccataaatcataaatcatcaACGCTGGCAAACAACACACTGCAGTTATTTAACAGGTCAGTCGAATTATTTTCTGTAAATGATTGAGCTGCAGCTTCGCTTTTTTCTTGTTAACTTTCTCTTAGCAACAGGTCTTTAAGGTTTAAGTCACTATAGCAAATGAATACAATGTCTTACATTTCAGCAGTTGAGTAGGaattaaaactgttaaaatatcTACTGATGCGGCACAACGTCCTTACTTCCTCCTTCCTGTCTCCAAAAGACACATGCACGCATTCTGAATTCACACGTCCGGTGCTCGGCCGTCAGAAAGGACGCGTTGCCTCCGTCCGGGAGGTTCTGCGCTTACCAGAACTAGCGCTGTACTGCAGGCTGCCCCTCTTCCTGAACGGAGACATGGGCTTCTGCTTGCCTGGAGGCAGCTTGGAGGACATTTTCCCGCCTGACTGTGGAGACGCGAGCCTGAGATGCAGCGGAGGACGAGGGTGGGGATGGGGAAGGGGGCtttgaggaagaggagggatgCCACCGAGCAGACTGGGTCCTCAGGGGCTTTTATTGCGGTAGGGGGGGTCTTCCCACGCTGCAGAACCACtggctcctcctccctccctcgctcacGTCCACGGGCTGGAAGCACCGTTGCCCTGGCAACCGTGAAAATGGGGAGCCACCAGCCAATCCAGATTACACGAAGGGGCCGTCACATTACCTAAGAGAGGTTAATGAAATTGAACCATGCGCATCAGAGAGACTACGGCTCTTCATCAGAACCCGACCACTGGTTACTTTTTGGCTAGTGAACCACTGTCTGCGCAGCAGTAGACACTGATCCTGGTCCAGTCCACTGCCGTGACACGCGTCCCACGGCTAACGTCAAATCTGCTCTGCACTACGGTGTGATCGGTGTGTGCAACGTCGCAGAGGCGTAAAAATGTGGAATCGATGAGTTGAGTGGAGTGACGGCAAGTGACCTGGGCCAGTTGTACGTTGCATCACTGCATGATGGAGCACAAGACAAGTGACTCGGGCGGGGCGTGTACACAGGAAGCCTGTCTTTTTACTGTCAGTTGTCTTAAGCCCTGGGATGAGCGGCGCAGCCAGGCCATTATTCAGCCTATAGAGTGTGTCTATTGAAAGTCCAGCCCATGAAATGCAGATGGCAGCACGTATGGAATCCCAGGCGAAAATGCTGTGATGGGCTTTTTACGTAACAAAAGGCTGTCCTCCTGTGTCTCTGTGGGACAGCAAGTGACAgcagccaccaaaaaaaaatactctttgCTCACCACGTATGGTGcaagtggaataaaaaaatgaaacggaGCAAGTGCGCAAATTTTGATGACGAGGTCATATCATCTCCAGAACTCCCGAATGATGTTCCTCGTCAGGACCGACCAGTTCAGAGTTCAAAAGGTTCACGCTGGTTCTGATAGAAAGGggtcaaaaaacacacagtccaTCAGGGTGCCCATGCTGACCAGTGTCCACTACTCTACTCACTGCCACCACTAAAGGACTGATAATCCTGCTCACTACAATTTCACCCTCATGCAACTTTTCAACtgttttttcagctttttcaatCTGCCCATGTTCATGTTTTCCGTGCAAAGGTATTTAAGTtcagagtaaataaaaatgtagctGTTTGCATAtgcatatatgttttatttatttgtataaatgcaCAATGGGATTCTGTGTGAAATTGTATTTCAATACACTTTATGTATTGatgtattgacaataaacctctcttgaatcttgaaatatTGCCCACAATGGTCATGTGGTACACTGCGGCACGGTCATAATATTACACTGTAGAGGTTGTAATTGACCCTGATCAAGATGTTACATTTATAAACACGCtgagcattcacacacacacacacacacacacacacacacacacacacacacacacatacacacactcacacagatccTCAACAGTGAGGGCAGCACCCTCTTGTGGGACAGGACTAAGTATTCACATCCTCTTCTGGTTTATATAggttaaaatgcagtttttttgcaCTGACACATGGAAAGCCTTGAAGCGGAGATGTTTGGAATGCCTTTTGAAAAGTActtaaatgtatatatgcaatgtgttaaatgcatggtcttgtgtgtatatattagtgAACAAATATTAgaacaaaaaattatttcaaaaataatatCTAATACATGTTTGCAATAGtacagttttatttaatgaattgcATTTAATACATTGCATATGTGCATTTAATATGATCATTAACTCTTACAGCAGGTGTTACATAACGTATTTGAAGACACAACTCCAGTCAAAAAGTGCTTcccaaatacatttacagcatttatcagacgaccttatccagagcgacttacaatcagtagttacagggacagtccccctggagcaactcagggttaagtgtcttgctcagggacacaatggaagtaagtgggattcgaacccgggtcatctggttcataggcgagtgtgttacacactaggctactaccacccaaatacaAAATATGGCTCAGAAATTTGctataattatgcacacaaaCCAGAAATGCTGCACTATTGTTGTCTGCCATGTCCTCATGTCTCATGAAATTTTTATTGTCTAGACATTAATGGAGGTATATGCAGCTTTTGGTGACAAAGTGCACAGTTAAGTGATGTAAAGTCATGTGTAGCTAGCTACACCACTAACAGGTCAGCAGTAGCCTAGTGTCCAACAAACTGACCCAGAGACTCTTACTACTGCTGCTACCACCACAGTGTCCCTGATCAACACACTAAACGCTATGTTGCTACAGACTCAGTAATTAGATAATGGAAGAAGCTTTGGGTATAAATGTCACCTCAGCGACATCAGATCATGTTGCTGCAACATGCTGCTGCAACACTGGTTCTTTTGCACGTTCAGACATTCATTATATAGTGAACAACGTGTCTCTTTAAGACTTTCATAGCACTAAATAAGCGGTAAATAGAGGTAATAATAGGGGTTTCTGTGCACATCATGTCCGTTTGCCCTGAGAAGCTGGAGAAAGGCAGGAAGTTGCCATCTGCCATCATAAAAGCTCCTCGTCCCAGGTTTATCTAGGACTCGGTGAGTAATCTTGTCAATAGATCAACAGAGCTAATGCAGCGGGAGGGGAAGGGGTAGGCCAGAGAGACCGTAATGAGATTGGCACAGATGACTAGAAGGATACCATGATTAGCTTGCTCTATTCCTCTTGGAAGCATTTAGGGATTTGAGTCCCCAGCAACCTGCCACCAGCTTATTCAAAGTGACGTGGGTTTAATTCTGTCCCCTCGCAGAGAGGGGGCTGCGCTGGCAATGGTGGAATGCGGGGCAGGTGACTTTGGGCAGAAACTCACCATTTGGATATCTGGATCGTTTAATGTTGCTGCTTGTTTGACGTCAAGTTGCATAGACGTTTTAGCGGACCGGTGACTTGATGTTCCCATTTGAGTGTCTCTCAGTGACAAAAACCGACAAAGAATAATAAAAGACATGCGCAGTAGTGCATGCAAAAACCCATAAATCATGTGAGTCTGAAGATTGTTTGACCCCACCTCCGTTAATTGTCATTGCAGTGGGTTGGTGATCTCTTAAATCTATAGTGAATGTAAGGGATGATAATTAGGGAGCTTATTGTGGCTACTGCGTCACAGTGAGGGCCAGGCGAGGCATACTGACCTCTGCGGGCTTATGCCATTACAGCCAGTCCTCCGTCCACACACCCGTTACATAATGCACGACTGGATCTTCTGCAAATGTCCATTTTGCACGGCTGCCCGGCCTGTAATGGGGCAGTTAGTGCAATGCCAGACATTGCCAGAGCTTCCTAGAGACAAAAGACAGGCTCCCCCGGTCGAGGTAAACTGAAGACAGGATGTTCTGGGctccattaaagaaaaatgtagGCCAGACTAAATGGCCAAAGTGCTGTGCTGTTCTTAGAGCTTTTTTATCCAAACCAAGTTATCTAAATTGTAATCTACTCTGGGTCACAGCGTGCAAACACAGGGACTTGGCCCACACACCCTGGCGCTCCAATGGTCTCGATTTTAGGGCGAAACCTACAGCTCAAGCTGGTCATTTTGCTCATAGATATCTCCCGCCCTCCATCCCACCCTGACAGAACTGGCCATGCTGGGCCATCACGGTCTTACGGTCTTTCGCAACCTTCACTGTGTGCCCTTGTTAGCTAGGCTAATTGGATTGGCCGGTTCACACAGGAAGATCAGAAAAAAACCCTGCCCAATCCCAACCTTAGGCATTAGGTTTGTAGTGAGAGGAATTAGAGTGGACCAAGCCTCGGAGCTGAGAGACAGTTCTGTTCACTTGGGTCCAGAGCAACCTGTCTGACGAGGGTGAGCCCGGGAGACCCAAGCCCCTAGAGTTCCTGCCAGCCTGAGCAGTCCACTCTCGGCCCGTCGCCTCGGTGGGAGCACCAGTTTCTCTGTTCTCTTTGTACAGAGACAGCCGGCAAAATTTCATTCCTCGAGGATTTGGACTCTTTGGACGGGGAAGGTGAAGACATGGGAAGTGGAGCGAGCGCCGAGGATAAAGAAATGGCCAAGAAGTCCAAAGAGCTGGAAAAGCAGCTCCAGGAGGACGCCGACAAGGAGGCCAAGACCGTGaagctcctgctgctgggtaAGGAGACAGTCTCCAATTTTAGGGGTCTTGTCCACTGGATCAAGCAAACATTTTTTGGACTTCTCACCAATTTCCAAGCATTTCTAATCTGCATGATATTTTTCTTCAGCTATTTATACATAATTTGCATAATGAAATGAGTGCAATGTTACTtgcttcaagaaaaaaaaactaaaaaataacagGAAAGATTAGAGTCACACTTATCCAGGGAAGGATCCTCAGGCAATTAATATCACGTGTCATCTTGGTGAACCTCGTGAAGAGGAGACTGAGGGGTGCcatggtttcattttatttactttgatCGTCTTTCCATTAAATTGCTGTTTCACACAAACAGACGTTGATGAACTTACAGTGTCATGTTGAAATTAGAGATTTACaggcacatatatatatatatatatatatgtacacatacattttGATTGTCCCAGCTTCTACTCCATCACATTAATCGCGGTGATGTACGTGTAAATGAAGAGCGGGAAAATTTCTTCCCTTTCACTTGAGCCCCTTCGTTTTTCTGAAGGCAAGCTGAGGTGATGACTTCTTAACAGATCACAACCTCGGCTGCATTATGGTACAGTGACAGCGAGGGAGGAAATCCGATTACTGAGGGGTTAAATCCTGGGGCTCACACTGAGCTCATTTTTGGCTCCAGACCTCAAGGTCTAAAAAAAGACTTAAATTGTGTTGGGTGTACATAATATCaccaaaacaaaatcaaatgaTCAATTAGAGTATAGATATAACATGGAATGCATCTGTTAAAAAGGCCAAATCAACCAACGACCACAGCATTCAAACCCCCCTGTCTTGTATTGTGTGGGTCCCACCTCTGACTCCTTGAGATATGGACACCATAAGATCTCTAAAGGTGTCCTGGAATCTGGTACTAATAGATGCTCAGCTGGATTGAGAAAGAGGGAATACGTGTACGTGTGCAAGTACCATCGGTACGAATGCTGGACCCAAAGTTTCCCAGCAGAACCAGGGCACCATTTCACTTCCATAGGGCCTCCTGGTGCCATTTCTGGTAaatgacacacatacactgaactAAACATGATTCAATGGACCCGGCACGTTCTTCCATGGCAATTACCATTGTACATGGGGTCAGGATGGACACTCTGATTGCCCCATCTGCAAACTTACAAACTGTGATGGACTCTAATGGACCAGTGCTGAAACCTCAGCAGGCTTGTTACACAACCCTGTGGCTGGATCACCCTTCCAttgtccttccttggaccaACCACTGCATACCTGGGACACCCCCTTAGACCCCTTGTTTAGAAGATGCTCTGAGCTCATCATCTAGCATCTAACAAACCAGCTTTATTCACTCACATGAACTTCATTTCCAGGTTCAGGAaattcatattattttattgtttttttaaatggcttaTTGGTCAATCAAGAGCAAGCATGtcataaaaagaataaaaaccataaaaaaacggCTTTATAGATTAGAATATTAAGACGTGCAATTGCCTTATAAATTAAATCAGTATTTACCCAGACTaacaatattcacatttacaattataacaattatagaaaaatatattgcCATGTTTGTGAGTGAAACAGACAGCAAAACAGTGCCATAAAGGATCAAGAATGATGCCGATGGATCGTTCTAGAAGGCAGCAGGAAGTCAAGCAGGACTTTTCCTTGCTCCTGCTAATCGTTTTATCGCATTTCatgttcatttcactttttctaATGATCAGAAACCAAACTTCAGGTAGATAGTACCCATTCAActgctataaatatatatatatacacacacacacacattgctgtCATTGAAGAAATTCAGATCTTTCATTATTTGTACACTGTGATTGAAACTgataatgggaaaaaaatggcacaGAATGTGACTGGTTTTGCAATCTTACATAGATATTATGGAAATGTTACATGGTCATGAAGATCCTACAAGTGCCAAGTCTCTTAATCCACTGTACACACAGTAATGGGTGTTTAGCAGGGAGGTTAGGCGGGTTGGAAGTGTCGTCCTCCTAATCAGGATGGGGAGTTAAGCCGATGAGCCGTGACGTACGTCTAGTCTAATTGAAGACCTGATCAGTTTTTATGAGACCCCCCCACTCCCCAGAGCATGTCGAAAATATCAGAGCGATGACCTTTTCCACGCGACCACACCGCAGCTTTCGTGTGAGGTTTTAAACCAGTGGCGTCATTTAAATCAAACTGATGAGCTCACGTCCCAGCTAACAACAGCAGACATGCATCAAGTAAACTGGATCAAATAAAGTTTGTTAAGTTGCTAATTCAATTTCTTATTCTTGAAGGTGCTGGTGAGTCGGGGAAGAGCACAATTGTAAAGCAGATGAAGTGAGTACTTGTCTTATTGCTAATTACTTATTTCCCCTTTTATAGATATGCTTGGGGCTTGAAACATTTGGTCCCCAGATGTTACATTAAGGTGctaatcttacatttacatttacagcatttaccagacgcccttatccagacctcagggggacagtccccccacccctggtaataagtggggtttgaacctgggtctttgtggtcatctggttcatgtcacccactaggctactaggtcTTAACATGTAGTAACGACTACTGACCACCAAACAAGCGCAGCTCACTTGAACATTTAGAGCTGAAGTTTTGAGTAACTGTCAAAGATTAGAAATTCATGTCATACTATTTACTTTCATTACACAACGTGTGGAATGCATTGCCTCATTGAGAACGAATCTCTCGGCTTTGACCTTTATATTCTCCCTGCCTAGAATTCTTCACCAAGGTGGTTATACGAAAGAAGAGCAAATGGAATTTCGAGCCATCATCTACGGCAACATCCTGCAGTCTATATTGGCCATCATCAGAGGCATGGAAATGCTGGACATCAGCTATGGAGGCACATCAGCGCAGGTTAGCGGTTCACACCGAGCACTCGTAGGCAGGGGTGTGTGGGCCCACAGAGCGTAGCGGCCTAACTGAGGCAAAATGTGCATTCAGGAAGATGGGCAGAAGCTGCAGAACCTGTCCGACTCCACCGAGGAGGGCACCATGCCGACCGAGCTGGCTGACGTCATCAAGAGGTTGTGGAAGGACTCCGGCGTGCAGGCTGCCTTTGACAGAGCCGCCGAGTATCAGCTCAACGACTCCGCTGGATAGTGAGtacacgagaaaaaaaaaaaagcacccacAATCCTCAGCGGTATCGGGGTGAGTAAAGGCCCAACCCCTCTTTCACAGCTACCTGAACGAGCTGGACAGGATCGCCAAACCGGACTACCTGCCCACGGAGCAGGATGTGCTGCGGTCTCGAGTCAAGACCACCGGCATCATCGAGGAGCAGTTTGGCTGCAAAGAGTTGCACTTCAGGTCAGTCTGGCGCGTCTCCGGCGGCGACGCGGAGGTTTCTTGAAGTCGCCGCGTCTCTAACCGGACCCTTCCTGGTGACCAGGATGTTCGACGTGGGCGGCCAGAGGTCAGAGAGGAAGAAGTGGATCCATTGTTTCGAGGGTGTGACCTGCATCATTTTCTGTGGCGCCCTCAGCGCCTACGACATGGTGCTGGTGGAGGACGATGAAGTGGTGAGTTATATTCCGCTGATAGCATCTttccgggaaaaaaaaataagaaggaGAAGATGGGTATCGGCCCGTCTCCTGATTCACATGAATCCAGCTCACAGGTTTTGCTGTAAGGCTTGGCCGGCTCCTGACTgagttcctcctcctctctcttcccGTTCCGCCCCACAGAACCGCATGCATGAGAGTCTCCATCTATTCAACAGCATCTGCAACCACAGGTTCTTTGCCACCACTTCCATTGTGCTTTTCCTCAACAAGAAAGATCTCTTCCAGGAGAAGATTAAGAAAGTCCACCTGAGTATCTGCTTCCCAGATTATGATGGTAAGTCTGACGGAACCACTTCTTCTTCAGCCACAGTTCAATCTCCCCCACTCAATAAAAGATCTCACATACCGTAAGCATCGCCCTCTCATCTTCACCGAAACCCAGGCCCCAACACGTACGAGGACGCCAGCGGCTACATCAAGTCGCAGTTCGAGGAGCTGAACATGAAGAAGGGCGTGAAGGAGATCTACTCCCACATGACCTGTGCCACAGACACAAAGAACGTCGAGATCGTGTTCAACGCCGTGACAGACATTATCATCAAAGAAAACCTTAAGGACTGCGGCCTGTTCTAAGCACTTAGAACACATGACGGTACGtccagatccttttttttttacagcatttaccagacgcccttatccagagcgacttagaaacagcagtgac harbors:
- the LOC114798792 gene encoding guanine nucleotide-binding protein G(t) subunit alpha-2-like, translated to MGSGASAEDKEMAKKSKELEKQLQEDADKEAKTVKLLLLGAGESGKSTIVKQMKILHQGGYTKEEQMEFRAIIYGNILQSILAIIRGMEMLDISYGGTSAQEDGQKLQNLSDSTEEGTMPTELADVIKRLWKDSGVQAAFDRAAEYQLNDSAGYYLNELDRIAKPDYLPTEQDVLRSRVKTTGIIEEQFGCKELHFRMFDVGGQRSERKKWIHCFEGVTCIIFCGALSAYDMVLVEDDEVNRMHESLHLFNSICNHRFFATTSIVLFLNKKDLFQEKIKKVHLSICFPDYDGPNTYEDASGYIKSQFEELNMKKGVKEIYSHMTCATDTKNVEIVFNAVTDIIIKENLKDCGLF